The proteins below come from a single Crossiella sp. CA-258035 genomic window:
- a CDS encoding tyrosine-type recombinase/integrase: MSAEIEAARLLLARLGVSPEQLLAAPTTDTPMPLIRDYLARVANAVSPSTREAYGPYWRRIAEAWGERPLDQLTALELKQLAEHTRHEAVVRKNSRGGRSAAEHLVSAARCLYRHAVNDGLIREWDNPAMRVAKPRRLASTRRALPADRLAEINKTAGSTGNDPELDLTVLRLHTETACRRGGALALRPKDLDPQQCLIRLREKGLTVRWQPVSPTMMDTLVAHGQQRGADPDGQLLRYRNGKPITTRRYDHFWLRMGKHLPWVATQQVTTHWIRHTTLTYVERNFGYGIARAFAGHFGKSDAGTTTTYIQAELHEVATALAALTGEPHPLAQPPG; this comes from the coding sequence GTGAGCGCGGAGATCGAAGCGGCCCGACTGCTCCTGGCCCGGCTCGGCGTCAGCCCGGAACAACTGCTGGCCGCGCCCACCACGGACACCCCGATGCCGCTCATCCGCGACTACTTGGCCCGCGTCGCCAACGCCGTCTCCCCCAGCACCCGCGAGGCCTACGGACCGTACTGGCGGCGGATCGCCGAGGCCTGGGGCGAGCGGCCGCTGGATCAGCTGACCGCGCTGGAGCTCAAGCAGCTCGCCGAGCACACCAGACATGAGGCGGTGGTGCGCAAGAACTCCCGCGGCGGGCGCAGTGCGGCCGAGCACCTGGTCTCTGCGGCCCGCTGCCTGTACCGGCACGCCGTGAATGACGGCCTCATCCGCGAGTGGGACAACCCCGCCATGCGCGTGGCCAAGCCCCGGCGGCTGGCCAGCACCCGCCGCGCGCTGCCCGCGGACCGGCTCGCCGAGATCAACAAGACTGCCGGCTCCACCGGCAACGACCCCGAGCTGGACCTGACCGTGCTGCGCCTGCACACCGAAACCGCCTGCCGCCGCGGGGGCGCCCTGGCTCTACGTCCGAAGGACCTCGACCCGCAGCAGTGCCTGATCCGCTTACGGGAGAAGGGATTGACCGTCCGCTGGCAACCGGTGTCCCCGACCATGATGGACACCTTGGTCGCCCACGGTCAGCAGCGCGGCGCCGATCCGGATGGCCAGCTTCTCCGCTACCGCAACGGCAAGCCGATCACCACCCGCCGCTACGACCACTTCTGGCTTCGCATGGGCAAGCACCTGCCCTGGGTCGCCACCCAGCAGGTCACCACCCACTGGATCCGCCACACCACGCTCACGTACGTGGAACGCAACTTCGGCTACGGCATCGCCCGCGCCTTCGCCGGCCACTTCGGCAAGAGCGACGCCGGCACCACCACGACCTACATCCAAGCCGAACTCCACGAAGTCGCCACCGCGCTGGCCGCCCTCACCGGAGAACCCCACCCCCTCGCCCAGCCGCCTGGGTAG
- a CDS encoding DNA methyltransferase, whose protein sequence is MTAPSSGPGISPVWWTGQHSIATQHRRGGYNPATQFDRDQVPPKIAAHAIATFTRPGDLVLDPACGAGTVVTEALYASRRAIGLTTDPRWRRVARLNIGTARRNGAPRPGTVLLGDLDLLEVAEAASLAGQVDLMLTSLRGCHPGTPAGDPPGESASDNAFRMLAGALAWSLLLLRPGGYAVVVIKPTRSAGRLLDLTSSVLRLGQAAGLRPIGRGVALTARVRGQQVYTGAGLAERDAAHRAQAAGTPIALTAHRDVVIFTVPEVPDNLLKVAVPAGLPVFGAALTQRRRTAWLDRTAGWAA, encoded by the coding sequence ATGACAGCGCCCTCCTCGGGGCCGGGGATCTCGCCGGTGTGGTGGACCGGCCAGCACTCGATCGCCACGCAACACCGGCGCGGCGGCTACAACCCGGCCACCCAGTTCGACCGCGACCAGGTGCCGCCCAAGATCGCCGCACACGCCATCGCCACCTTCACCCGTCCTGGCGATCTCGTCTTGGACCCCGCCTGCGGCGCGGGCACCGTGGTGACCGAAGCCCTCTACGCCAGCCGGCGAGCGATCGGATTGACTACTGACCCGCGCTGGCGGCGCGTGGCCCGCCTCAACATCGGCACGGCACGCCGCAACGGCGCCCCACGCCCCGGCACCGTGTTGCTGGGTGACCTCGACCTGCTGGAGGTGGCGGAGGCGGCGAGCCTGGCGGGCCAGGTCGACCTGATGCTGACCAGCCTCCGCGGATGCCACCCGGGCACACCAGCCGGAGACCCGCCAGGCGAGTCCGCTTCGGATAACGCCTTCCGGATGCTCGCCGGTGCGCTGGCGTGGTCGTTGCTCCTTCTTCGGCCAGGCGGGTACGCCGTGGTGGTCATCAAGCCCACCCGATCCGCGGGCAGGCTGCTCGACTTGACCTCCTCGGTGCTGCGTCTCGGGCAGGCGGCCGGGCTCCGGCCGATCGGCCGCGGTGTCGCCCTGACCGCCCGGGTCCGCGGCCAGCAGGTGTACACCGGCGCCGGGTTAGCCGAACGCGACGCCGCCCACCGAGCTCAGGCGGCCGGGACACCGATCGCGCTGACCGCCCACCGAGACGTAGTGATCTTCACCGTGCCGGAGGTGCCGGACAACCTCCTCAAGGTCGCCGTCCCGGCGGGCCTACCGGTGTTCGGTGCCGCGTTGACTCAGCGCAGGCGCACCGCGTGGTTGGACCGGACCGCGGGGTGGGCTGCGTGA
- a CDS encoding PrgI family protein: protein MNAPIRIPADVDRPDRILGPLTGRQLVILASVGAVLYAAYLATRSFLPLGVFALAAMPIAAAAVVLALGQRDGISLDRLAAAALRQALRPRHRVTAPEGIPEAPPWLAQHATTTGDAHRVSPVPLELPAQAVTHAGVVDLGVDGLAVLAVCSTVNFGLRTAAEQQALVAVYARLLNSLTAPVQILVRTQRLDLSTPIAELRAAAPTLPHPALEQAACEHADYLTQLARTTDLLRRQVLLVIREPLHTPGTAPAGIALLAPFRRSKAAEPGEGALRAAETRLAQRVQEAMALLAPAGITVTPLEPGAATSVLAAACNPDSLIPPGTVMAAADEVITTTGRDSWNPAAFGTPPTVDHEPHGGRS from the coding sequence GTGAACGCGCCCATCCGCATCCCCGCCGATGTCGACCGCCCGGACCGCATCCTCGGCCCGCTCACCGGCCGTCAACTGGTCATCCTGGCCAGCGTCGGCGCCGTGCTCTACGCCGCCTACCTGGCCACCCGGTCCTTCCTGCCCCTGGGCGTCTTCGCCCTGGCCGCGATGCCGATCGCCGCGGCCGCCGTCGTGCTCGCCCTGGGCCAGCGCGACGGGATCAGCCTGGACCGACTCGCCGCGGCCGCGCTGCGCCAGGCACTGCGCCCCCGGCATCGGGTCACCGCCCCCGAAGGCATCCCCGAGGCGCCGCCATGGCTTGCCCAGCACGCCACCACCACCGGCGATGCCCACCGGGTCTCCCCGGTGCCGCTGGAGCTCCCGGCCCAGGCTGTCACCCACGCCGGGGTGGTCGACCTCGGCGTGGACGGGCTGGCCGTGCTGGCGGTGTGCTCCACGGTCAACTTCGGGCTGCGCACCGCCGCCGAGCAACAGGCCCTCGTCGCCGTCTACGCCCGCCTGCTCAACAGCCTCACCGCGCCGGTGCAGATCCTGGTGCGCACCCAGCGCCTGGACCTGTCCACCCCGATCGCCGAACTCCGCGCCGCCGCCCCCACCCTGCCGCACCCGGCCCTGGAACAGGCCGCCTGCGAGCACGCCGACTACCTCACCCAGCTCGCCCGCACCACCGACCTGCTGCGCCGCCAAGTCCTGCTCGTCATCCGCGAACCCCTCCACACCCCCGGCACAGCGCCCGCGGGCATCGCGCTGCTGGCGCCCTTTCGCCGGAGCAAGGCGGCCGAGCCAGGGGAGGGGGCGCTCCGAGCGGCGGAGACCCGGCTGGCCCAGCGAGTGCAGGAGGCCATGGCGCTGCTGGCCCCGGCCGGCATCACCGTCACGCCGCTGGAACCCGGCGCGGCCACCAGCGTGCTGGCCGCGGCCTGCAACCCCGACTCGCTCATCCCGCCCGGCACGGTCATGGCCGCCGCCGACGAGGTGATCACCACCACGGGCAGGGACAGCTGGAACCCGGCCGCGTTCGGCACCCCGCCCACCGTCGACCACGAGCCCCACGGAGGCCGGTCATGA
- a CDS encoding DUF87 domain-containing protein, which produces MKPAHAEGSGVFTPDAITIGARHLEVGGEQVASFAVTGYPREVHPGWLQPLLTYPGRLDVSLHVEPIDPVTAASRLKKRITQLGSTPAAQQDRQAAIALGDAEDLADRVARSQDKLFRFGLYLTVHAHTPHELATEVAAVRALAASLLLDAKPASYRSLQGWVTTLPLGLDQLQLRRTFDTTALAAGFPFTSPDLPAPNPASAGVPTGVLYGFNLGSQGLVHHDRFACDNHNSVILGCSGAGKSYLVKLEALRSLYRGVQVLIVDPEDEYARLAAAIGGTHLRLGAEGIHLNPLDLPVHTRPDGRRTAPRDALVRQSLFLHTVVALLLGTELDATERLCLDRAIAATYATAGITADPRTWLRPAPLLTDLAATLGRSREAAAAGLAGRLQPYTTGAYSGLFAGPTTLRPEGHLVVLSLRELAEELKPLGTLLALDAVWRQVSNTAIRRPRLVVVDEAWLLMRQPAGAEFLFRMAKAGRKHWAGLTVATQDAADVLGSEIGKAVIANAATQILLRQAPQAIEEIGHAFTLSAGERQFLLSAAQGQGLLATGTHRVAFQALASPAEHTLITTNPAELAEHTTGNPLADENAFVDLGDTDPPDLAGEPGVEDTALVELDAA; this is translated from the coding sequence ATGAAGCCTGCCCACGCCGAGGGCTCCGGGGTGTTCACCCCGGATGCGATCACCATCGGCGCCCGGCACCTGGAGGTCGGCGGCGAGCAGGTGGCCTCCTTCGCCGTCACCGGCTACCCGCGCGAGGTCCACCCCGGCTGGCTCCAGCCGCTGCTGACCTACCCCGGCCGCCTGGACGTCTCCCTGCACGTCGAACCCATCGACCCGGTCACCGCCGCCAGCCGACTGAAAAAGCGGATCACCCAGCTTGGCTCCACCCCGGCAGCCCAGCAGGACCGCCAGGCCGCCATCGCCCTCGGCGACGCCGAAGACCTCGCCGACCGGGTGGCCCGCAGCCAGGACAAGCTGTTCCGCTTCGGCCTCTACCTCACCGTGCACGCCCACACCCCGCACGAGCTGGCCACCGAGGTCGCCGCCGTGCGGGCGCTGGCCGCCTCGCTGCTACTGGATGCCAAACCCGCCAGCTACCGCAGCCTGCAAGGCTGGGTCACCACCCTGCCCCTCGGCTTGGATCAGCTGCAGCTGCGGCGCACCTTCGACACCACCGCCCTGGCCGCCGGCTTCCCCTTCACCAGCCCCGACCTGCCCGCACCCAACCCGGCCTCGGCCGGAGTGCCCACCGGCGTGCTCTACGGGTTCAACCTCGGCTCCCAGGGCCTGGTCCACCACGACCGCTTCGCCTGCGACAACCACAACTCCGTTATCCTGGGCTGCTCCGGCGCCGGGAAGTCCTACCTGGTCAAGCTCGAAGCGCTGCGCTCGCTCTACCGCGGCGTCCAGGTCCTCATCGTCGACCCCGAAGACGAATACGCCCGCCTGGCCGCCGCCATCGGCGGCACCCACCTCCGCCTGGGCGCGGAGGGCATCCACCTCAACCCCCTGGACCTGCCGGTGCACACCCGCCCGGACGGGCGCCGCACCGCCCCGCGGGATGCCCTGGTGCGGCAGTCGCTGTTCCTGCACACCGTGGTGGCCCTACTGCTCGGCACCGAGCTCGACGCCACCGAACGCCTTTGCCTGGACCGCGCCATCGCCGCCACCTACGCCACGGCCGGGATCACCGCCGACCCCCGCACCTGGCTGCGCCCGGCACCGCTGCTGACTGATCTGGCCGCCACGCTGGGCCGCTCCCGGGAGGCCGCCGCGGCGGGGCTGGCCGGACGGTTGCAGCCCTACACCACCGGCGCGTACTCCGGCCTGTTCGCCGGGCCCACCACGCTGCGCCCCGAAGGCCACCTGGTGGTGCTCTCGCTGCGGGAGCTGGCCGAGGAACTCAAACCCCTGGGCACCCTCCTGGCCCTGGATGCGGTGTGGCGGCAGGTCTCCAACACCGCGATCCGCCGACCCCGGCTGGTCGTGGTCGACGAAGCCTGGCTGCTGATGCGCCAACCCGCCGGGGCGGAGTTCCTCTTCCGCATGGCCAAAGCCGGCCGCAAGCACTGGGCTGGGCTCACCGTGGCCACCCAGGACGCCGCCGACGTCCTGGGCTCGGAGATCGGCAAGGCCGTCATCGCCAACGCCGCCACCCAGATCCTGCTCCGCCAGGCCCCCCAAGCGATCGAGGAGATCGGCCACGCCTTCACCCTCTCCGCCGGGGAACGCCAGTTCCTGCTTTCGGCCGCCCAGGGCCAGGGCCTGCTGGCCACCGGCACCCACCGGGTCGCCTTCCAAGCCCTGGCCTCCCCGGCCGAGCACACCCTGATCACCACCAACCCGGCCGAGCTCGCCGAGCACACCACCGGCAACCCGCTGGCCGACGAGAACGCCTTCGTCGACCTCGGCGACACCGACCCGCCAGACCTGGCGGGTGAACCCGGCGTCGAGGACACCGCGCTGGTCGAACTCGACGCCGCCTAA
- a CDS encoding type IV secretion system DNA-binding domain-containing protein, with translation MSWPTTTFRTALDSEAVASPIADYLRDPLGVIQKVLAHLGDLALTWGPATGAFLIVTAATAVLARRQWRHRTHARQAAQARLITVLAPPEVEPTGAITLWANLIGLLRPAWKRLLHGQPHLCFEYEFTVHGLQIRLWVPGPVPPGLIERAIEAAWPGARTHTTPAAPPHHLSHVEALGGELRLARPEALPIRTDFTTDPLRALLNAPTSLGPHEHIRVQILARPVTGRRLAQARRAARALHAPHRVRLISSLLDLFTPHIHTRTARTSPATPRRDRQTNLDHTAQDRAIVAKAQQPQYETRIRYLAATTLTAEPTRQERPEVQAVLRGRCHALAAAFAAFTEHNHYRRTRLRQPLAAMAARRLGRGDLLSVPELAALAHLPLDEAAPGLHRAGARAVPPPPGIATIGPQVKPIGASDAGHARPVGLHVADARHHLHILGKTGSGKSELIANLVLDDAAAGRGAVVIDPKGDLVNDLLARLPEQVGEKVVLFDADSPTRPPVLNPLQGNDPARTVDNLVSIFARIYASSWGPRTEDILRASLLTLTAQPGTPTLLEVPKLLTEPAFRARATEHLRDEVLRGFWAGFNTLSDPARAHVIAPLMNKLRGLLLRPFVRNALAGGPSTVDMNTVLDGGICLVRIAKDALGADTTSMVGSLILAATWQAATRRARIPQHRRRDCALYVDECHNFLNLPYELEDLLAEARGYRMGMVLAHQHLDQLTKNLHAGISANARSKIFFTASPEDACHLARHTHPRLTEHDLAHLGAFHIAARLVLDGEDTHPFTARTRKLPPAIPGRARTIRTAAQVNNRRPPQAPASLLRPGPDPRRAA, from the coding sequence ATGTCCTGGCCCACCACCACATTCCGCACCGCACTCGACTCCGAGGCCGTGGCCTCCCCGATCGCGGACTACCTGCGTGACCCGCTCGGCGTGATCCAGAAAGTGCTGGCCCACCTCGGCGACCTCGCCCTCACCTGGGGCCCGGCCACCGGAGCGTTCCTCATCGTCACCGCTGCGACCGCGGTTCTTGCCAGGCGCCAGTGGCGCCACCGCACCCATGCCCGCCAGGCCGCACAGGCGCGGCTGATCACCGTGCTGGCCCCGCCCGAGGTTGAGCCCACCGGCGCGATCACCTTGTGGGCCAACCTCATCGGCCTGCTCCGCCCCGCCTGGAAACGACTCCTGCACGGCCAACCGCACCTGTGCTTCGAGTACGAGTTCACCGTCCACGGCCTGCAGATCAGGCTGTGGGTCCCCGGCCCCGTGCCACCCGGGCTCATCGAGCGCGCGATCGAAGCCGCCTGGCCCGGCGCGCGCACCCACACCACACCAGCAGCACCGCCGCACCACCTCAGCCACGTCGAGGCCCTGGGTGGCGAACTACGCCTGGCCCGCCCCGAGGCCCTGCCCATCCGCACCGACTTCACCACCGACCCACTCCGCGCCCTGCTCAACGCACCGACCAGCCTCGGCCCGCACGAACACATCCGCGTGCAGATCCTGGCCCGCCCCGTCACCGGGCGCCGCCTCGCACAGGCCCGCCGCGCCGCCCGCGCCCTCCACGCCCCCCACCGGGTCCGCCTGATCAGCAGCCTGCTCGACCTGTTCACCCCCCACATCCACACCCGCACCGCACGCACCAGCCCAGCGACGCCGCGCCGGGACCGGCAAACCAACCTGGACCACACCGCCCAGGACCGGGCGATCGTGGCCAAAGCCCAGCAGCCGCAATACGAAACCCGCATCCGCTACCTCGCGGCCACCACCCTGACCGCCGAACCCACCCGGCAAGAACGGCCGGAGGTCCAGGCCGTGCTCCGTGGGCGCTGCCACGCCCTCGCCGCCGCCTTCGCCGCCTTCACCGAACACAACCACTACCGCCGCACCCGGCTCCGCCAGCCGCTGGCCGCGATGGCCGCGCGGCGGCTGGGCCGCGGGGACCTGCTCTCGGTGCCCGAACTCGCCGCCCTGGCCCACCTGCCCCTGGACGAGGCCGCCCCCGGACTGCACCGCGCCGGTGCCCGCGCCGTCCCACCGCCGCCAGGGATCGCCACCATCGGGCCGCAGGTCAAACCGATCGGAGCCAGCGACGCCGGTCACGCCCGCCCGGTCGGCCTGCACGTCGCCGACGCCCGCCACCACCTGCACATCCTCGGCAAGACCGGCTCCGGCAAATCAGAGCTGATCGCCAACCTCGTGCTCGATGACGCCGCAGCCGGGCGCGGCGCGGTAGTCATCGACCCCAAAGGCGACCTGGTCAACGACCTGCTCGCCCGGCTACCGGAGCAGGTGGGGGAGAAGGTGGTGCTCTTCGACGCCGACAGCCCCACCCGCCCGCCAGTGCTCAACCCGTTGCAGGGCAACGACCCCGCCCGCACCGTGGACAACCTGGTGTCGATCTTCGCCCGGATCTACGCCTCCTCCTGGGGACCCCGCACCGAGGACATCCTCCGCGCGAGCCTGCTCACCCTCACCGCCCAACCCGGCACCCCGACCCTGCTGGAGGTGCCGAAACTGCTGACCGAGCCCGCCTTCCGCGCCCGCGCCACCGAACACCTCCGCGACGAAGTCCTGCGCGGCTTCTGGGCCGGGTTCAACACCCTGTCCGATCCCGCCCGCGCCCACGTCATCGCCCCGCTGATGAACAAACTCCGCGGCCTGCTGCTGCGCCCGTTCGTCCGCAACGCCCTCGCCGGAGGACCATCCACAGTGGACATGAACACAGTCCTCGACGGCGGGATCTGCCTGGTACGCATAGCAAAAGACGCACTCGGGGCCGACACCACCAGCATGGTCGGCTCCCTCATCCTCGCCGCCACCTGGCAGGCGGCCACCCGCCGCGCGCGCATCCCGCAGCACCGGCGCCGCGACTGCGCCCTCTACGTCGATGAGTGCCACAACTTCCTCAACCTGCCCTACGAACTGGAAGACCTGCTTGCTGAAGCCCGCGGCTACCGCATGGGGATGGTCCTGGCCCACCAACACCTCGACCAGCTCACCAAGAACCTGCACGCCGGGATCTCGGCCAACGCCCGCTCCAAGATCTTCTTCACCGCCAGCCCCGAAGACGCCTGCCACCTCGCCCGCCACACCCACCCGCGCCTGACCGAACACGACCTGGCCCACCTCGGTGCCTTCCACATCGCCGCCCGCCTGGTCCTCGACGGCGAGGACACCCACCCCTTCACCGCCCGCACCCGCAAGCTGCCCCCCGCCATCCCCGGCCGCGCCCGCACCATCCGCACCGCCGCCCAGGTCAACAACCGCCGACCACCGCAGGCACCCGCATCCCTTCTCCGCCCAGGCCCGGACCCGCGGCGGGCCGCGTGA
- a CDS encoding replication-relaxation family protein, translating into MITNPTPQRKLRGHLPQRLTQRAAATGEHYARLAARLTPRDRWLARILHEHRVLTTHQIQQLAFPSPRAANHRLRQLYLWRILDRFQPYITSGTLPMHYILDTAGATTLAHEDGLKPETIGYRHATAIGIASSLRLAHTVGVNGFFTALTAHARRPGPGELTAWWSEARCAQHFGDIVRPDAYGRWRENEREIEFFLEYDFGTETLTRLANKLTGYARLAATTAICTPVLFHFPTPRREAAARRTLAEAAAQLVHPPLVPIATTAVPQPGTAETSPAAARWLLVPETAHPRRQRLIDLADFWPTTMLAPQPAAPTTPSPAPPATGLAPPRPMPPPDVPGGGP; encoded by the coding sequence ATGATCACCAACCCGACACCCCAGCGGAAACTCCGCGGGCACCTGCCACAGCGCCTCACCCAGCGCGCCGCGGCCACTGGCGAGCACTACGCGCGGCTGGCCGCACGGCTCACCCCCCGAGACCGGTGGCTGGCCCGCATCCTGCACGAGCACCGCGTGCTCACCACCCACCAGATCCAGCAGTTGGCCTTCCCGTCCCCGCGCGCGGCCAACCACCGCCTCCGCCAGCTCTACCTCTGGCGCATCCTGGACCGCTTCCAGCCCTACATCACCAGCGGCACCCTCCCGATGCACTACATCCTCGACACCGCCGGCGCGACCACCCTGGCCCACGAGGACGGCCTGAAACCGGAGACCATCGGCTACCGCCACGCCACCGCCATCGGCATCGCAAGCTCCCTGCGCCTGGCACACACCGTCGGCGTCAACGGCTTCTTCACCGCCCTCACCGCCCACGCTCGCCGCCCCGGTCCCGGCGAACTGACCGCCTGGTGGTCAGAGGCCCGCTGCGCGCAGCACTTCGGCGACATCGTGCGCCCCGACGCCTACGGCCGCTGGCGGGAGAACGAACGCGAGATCGAGTTCTTCCTGGAGTACGACTTCGGCACCGAAACCCTCACCCGCCTGGCCAACAAGCTCACCGGCTACGCCCGCCTGGCCGCCACCACCGCCATCTGCACCCCGGTGCTGTTCCACTTCCCCACTCCCCGGCGGGAAGCCGCTGCCCGTCGAACACTGGCCGAGGCCGCCGCCCAGCTCGTCCATCCGCCGCTGGTGCCGATCGCCACGACCGCGGTGCCGCAGCCCGGCACCGCGGAGACGAGCCCGGCCGCTGCTCGGTGGCTGCTCGTTCCCGAGACCGCGCACCCGCGGCGCCAGCGGCTGATCGACCTGGCCGACTTCTGGCCCACGACCATGCTCGCACCACAACCCGCCGCACCGACCACTCCGAGCCCGGCCCCGCCAGCGACCGGGCTGGCACCGCCACGACCGATGCCCCCGCCAGACGTCCCCGGAGGCGGGCCGTGA
- a CDS encoding bifunctional lytic transglycosylase/C40 family peptidase — MVSVPLALAAFLTHLATAVTGTTTGHPSAAALGDIPGHYLTLYRSASNLCPGLNWSILAAIGKIETDHGRSTLPGVHSGQNHAGAGGPMQFLASTFTSVTARHRLPPGGETPPSRYNPHDAIHAAAHYLCDSGARDGRDLYRAIFTYNRADWYVRNVLDQAARYAEAATTGTGTCAEIQAPNPAAQAAIRFACQQLGQPYVWGGDGGAEGGYDCSGLTKAAYASAGMHLPRTAHTQFHAGPRVPAGQPLQPGDLVFYGNPSTKIRHVALYLGNDKMINAPTFGQPVQIDNYRYKGDDYAGATRPAGRNLL; from the coding sequence GTGGTCTCGGTTCCGCTCGCCCTCGCCGCCTTCCTCACCCACCTCGCCACCGCGGTCACCGGCACCACCACCGGCCACCCCAGCGCCGCCGCGCTTGGCGACATCCCCGGCCACTACCTCACCCTCTACCGGAGCGCGTCCAACCTGTGCCCGGGACTGAACTGGAGCATCCTGGCCGCCATCGGCAAGATCGAAACCGACCACGGCCGCTCCACCCTCCCAGGGGTCCACAGCGGACAGAACCACGCCGGTGCCGGCGGGCCGATGCAGTTCCTGGCCTCCACCTTCACCTCTGTCACTGCCCGCCACCGCTTGCCCCCGGGCGGGGAAACCCCGCCGTCGCGGTACAACCCGCACGATGCCATCCACGCCGCCGCCCACTACCTCTGCGACTCCGGCGCCCGCGACGGACGAGACCTCTACCGGGCGATCTTCACCTACAACCGAGCCGACTGGTACGTCCGCAATGTCCTCGACCAAGCCGCCCGGTACGCCGAAGCCGCCACGACCGGAACCGGAACCTGCGCCGAGATCCAGGCGCCGAACCCCGCGGCGCAGGCGGCGATTCGGTTCGCCTGCCAACAGCTCGGCCAGCCCTACGTCTGGGGCGGGGACGGCGGTGCCGAAGGCGGGTACGACTGCTCCGGCCTGACCAAGGCCGCCTACGCCAGCGCTGGAATGCACCTGCCCCGCACTGCCCACACCCAGTTCCACGCCGGGCCGCGAGTCCCCGCCGGACAGCCTCTACAACCGGGCGACCTCGTATTCTACGGCAATCCCAGCACCAAGATCCGCCACGTGGCGCTGTACCTGGGCAACGACAAGATGATCAACGCCCCGACCTTCGGCCAACCGGTCCAGATCGACAACTACCGCTACAAGGGTGATGACTACGCGGGGGCCACACGCCCAGCGGGCCGCAATTTGCTGTAG
- a CDS encoding HNH endonuclease signature motif containing protein, with protein MPQDRPPIPAELRRAVLIEAGHRCAIPTCRQYPVEVDHIVDWAKVRCHEFDNLIALCPTCHARKTGGDIDAKSMKQYKINLGVLTGRYSDLELRLLRWLVDYVPGRNRPMLPDGMIWTVGDLLLDGMIQLGDDGRLLPSGYPDGTQQKGIRTFNAERAAERNAKFVSLTEKGRELVDRWFGAKPIDMIPK; from the coding sequence ATGCCGCAGGACCGACCGCCGATTCCCGCCGAGCTGCGCCGAGCTGTGCTGATCGAGGCTGGGCACCGATGCGCGATCCCAACCTGCCGACAGTACCCGGTTGAGGTGGATCACATCGTAGATTGGGCAAAGGTGCGGTGTCACGAGTTCGACAACCTGATCGCCTTGTGTCCCACTTGTCACGCCCGCAAGACCGGCGGCGACATCGATGCCAAGTCGATGAAGCAGTACAAGATCAACCTCGGTGTACTGACCGGTCGCTACAGCGACCTCGAACTACGGTTGTTGCGTTGGCTAGTGGACTATGTACCGGGCCGCAATCGTCCGATGCTGCCGGATGGCATGATCTGGACGGTCGGCGATCTGCTACTCGACGGCATGATCCAACTCGGCGACGATGGTCGGTTACTTCCGTCCGGCTATCCAGACGGAACCCAGCAGAAAGGCATTCGCACCTTTAACGCTGAGCGCGCCGCAGAGCGGAACGCCAAATTTGTGTCGCTGACAGAGAAGGGTCGAGAACTGGTTGACCGTTGGTTCGGCGCCAAGCCTATCGACATGATTCCGAAGTGA
- a CDS encoding YgjP-like metallopeptidase domain-containing protein — translation MTSHHDYAVAVAELGLPAEWQTTIVLRPRRRTLCVQVKPGGTVAILVPPSATPQRLAQFVSDHRKWITDKASTAVRRAPAHPVKTFIDGTEFELLGQRYRLELLGPGVPPPNGQPLPTVLTNGVLYARREAPERIQQAIIGLYQQTGLAWILRQGRRYELDARIQGLRYGVRDLGRRRWGIYDPRTHVVTLHWTVFGLPMHLIDYVLVHELSHAARPGGRAHGPSWQRRMHQWMPGWRQLQSELADAGRQVWIGDWTDPA, via the coding sequence ATGACCAGCCACCACGACTACGCGGTCGCGGTCGCTGAACTCGGTCTGCCCGCTGAGTGGCAGACCACGATCGTGCTTCGTCCCCGACGCCGCACCCTGTGCGTCCAGGTCAAGCCCGGAGGCACGGTGGCCATCCTGGTCCCGCCCTCCGCGACACCCCAACGGCTCGCCCAGTTCGTCTCCGACCACCGGAAGTGGATCACCGACAAGGCCAGCACCGCCGTGCGACGGGCACCAGCCCATCCGGTCAAGACGTTCATCGACGGCACCGAGTTCGAGCTACTCGGCCAGCGCTACCGGCTCGAACTCCTCGGCCCCGGGGTGCCGCCGCCTAACGGGCAGCCACTGCCGACGGTGCTGACCAACGGCGTGCTCTACGCCCGACGAGAGGCACCGGAACGCATCCAGCAGGCGATCATCGGCCTGTACCAGCAGACCGGCCTGGCCTGGATCCTGCGGCAGGGCCGCCGCTACGAGCTCGACGCCCGCATCCAGGGCCTGCGCTACGGCGTGCGCGACCTCGGCCGCCGTCGCTGGGGAATCTACGATCCGCGCACGCACGTTGTCACCTTGCACTGGACGGTCTTCGGCCTGCCCATGCACCTGATCGACTACGTGTTAGTGCACGAGCTAAGCCACGCCGCCCGGCCCGGCGGCCGCGCGCACGGACCCTCATGGCAGCGGCGAATGCACCAGTGGATGCCGGGCTGGCGGCAGCTCCAGAGCGAACTCGCCGACGCGGGCCGCCAGGTCTGGATTGGTGACTGGACAGACCCCGCCTAG